A region from the Sulfuricurvum sp. genome encodes:
- a CDS encoding helicase HerA-like domain-containing protein, whose amino-acid sequence MSTPQPVAKSVDEFLTLLPSMANRHGLITGATGTGKTITLQKLIENFSSIGVPCVVSDIKGDLSGIADVGGNNAKVAERFSAMGLEAKYDKCPVTFWDVWGENGHPIRATISDMGPLLLSRLLGLNETQSGVLNLAFKVADDEGLALLDLKDLRAMIQNIGERAKELSLSYGNVSSASIGAIQRALLTLESQGGEKLFGEPMLNIHDLIQSIDGKGVVNLLDATKLMNTPKLYASLLLWMLSELFEALPEAGDTKVPKLLFFFDEAHLLFTDAPDVLIEKIEQVVRLIRSKGVGIYFITQHPNDIPEKVAAQLGNRIAHALRAFTPKDQQAVRAAAETMRDNESLDEKTALMELGVGEALVSLLDEKGTPSVTQRALIIPPFSHIGPITPELRRTLMKTSIVGDTYDQTIDSESAYERLTQRLQEQSAQKAEDEKIKAQEKEERQTSRGRESAAEALSKSAARAIGSQLGRAIIRGVLGSIFKK is encoded by the coding sequence ATGTCCACTCCCCAACCTGTTGCCAAATCCGTTGATGAATTTTTAACCCTTTTACCCTCTATGGCAAATCGCCACGGACTCATTACAGGAGCCACCGGAACAGGGAAAACCATTACCTTGCAAAAACTGATCGAAAATTTTTCATCGATCGGTGTACCCTGTGTTGTGAGTGATATCAAAGGCGATCTCAGCGGTATCGCCGATGTCGGCGGAAATAATGCAAAAGTAGCCGAGCGGTTCAGCGCTATGGGGCTTGAAGCAAAATATGACAAATGTCCGGTTACCTTCTGGGACGTATGGGGTGAAAATGGTCATCCGATACGGGCAACAATCAGTGATATGGGACCCTTATTACTCTCACGCCTACTCGGGCTCAACGAAACCCAAAGCGGTGTCTTGAACCTCGCTTTTAAAGTAGCGGACGACGAGGGGCTCGCATTGTTGGACCTCAAAGACTTACGTGCCATGATCCAAAATATCGGTGAACGTGCAAAAGAACTCAGTCTTAGCTACGGCAATGTTTCAAGTGCCTCTATCGGTGCGATCCAGCGCGCGCTCCTCACTCTCGAATCCCAAGGTGGTGAAAAACTCTTCGGCGAACCGATGCTTAATATCCATGATCTGATTCAGAGTATCGACGGCAAAGGGGTTGTGAATCTTCTCGATGCAACCAAACTGATGAATACTCCGAAACTCTATGCATCGCTTTTGTTGTGGATGCTTTCAGAGCTTTTTGAGGCGCTCCCCGAAGCCGGAGACACGAAGGTTCCAAAACTTCTTTTCTTTTTCGATGAGGCCCATTTGCTCTTCACCGACGCTCCCGATGTTTTGATTGAAAAAATCGAACAAGTCGTCCGTCTCATCCGTTCCAAAGGAGTAGGGATCTATTTCATCACCCAACATCCGAACGATATCCCTGAAAAAGTGGCAGCTCAGCTGGGAAATCGGATTGCCCATGCCCTCCGCGCCTTCACCCCGAAAGATCAACAGGCCGTTCGTGCAGCCGCTGAAACAATGCGTGATAATGAGTCCTTGGATGAGAAAACGGCATTGATGGAGCTGGGAGTCGGTGAGGCATTGGTTTCACTGCTGGATGAAAAAGGGACCCCATCTGTTACACAGCGCGCCCTTATCATACCGCCGTTTTCACACATCGGGCCGATAACTCCCGAACTTCGCCGTACTCTCATGAAAACATCAATCGTCGGAGACACCTACGATCAGACTATCGATTCCGAATCGGCGTACGAACGCCTCACACAGCGTCTGCAGGAACAATCGGCACAAAAAGCTGAAGATGAGAAAATCAAAGCACAGGAAAAAGAAGAGAGACAAACAAGCAGGGGTAGAGAAAGTGCGGCAGAGGCCTTGTCCAAATCGGCAGCCCGAGCGATAGGTTCTCAACTCGGTCGTGCGATTATTCGGGGCGTCCTAGGGAGTATTTTCAAAAAATAA
- the recO gene encoding recombination protein RecO yields MQGFIIKLTRAREEDMIVTIIAEESLQTLYRFYGARHSPINMGFKIDFEVEHSLKSSIGRLRDVIHLGFPWMGQYERIRLWQQFISLFYPHLKDSEAIGDFYFALLNDASIRWKDQNPKRVAIESYVRLLEYEGRLHKELNCFFCDLPIEDDISLIRAFLPAHKNCSHTLSINPKGLEWLYTHASTLFLSDQEIDRLWYIVNEGL; encoded by the coding sequence ATGCAGGGATTCATTATCAAACTTACTCGTGCACGCGAAGAAGATATGATTGTTACTATCATAGCGGAGGAAAGCTTACAGACCCTTTATCGCTTCTACGGTGCACGGCACAGCCCCATCAATATGGGATTCAAAATCGACTTCGAAGTAGAGCACTCTTTGAAATCGTCCATCGGTCGCTTACGGGATGTAATCCATTTGGGATTTCCGTGGATGGGTCAATATGAACGGATTCGTTTATGGCAGCAGTTCATTTCCCTCTTCTATCCCCATCTAAAAGATTCCGAGGCCATTGGGGATTTCTATTTTGCCCTGCTAAACGATGCATCGATCCGCTGGAAAGATCAAAATCCCAAACGGGTTGCCATCGAGTCTTATGTTCGCTTGTTGGAATATGAGGGGCGCTTGCATAAAGAGTTGAACTGCTTTTTTTGTGATCTGCCTATCGAAGACGATATCTCGTTAATACGTGCTTTTTTACCGGCTCATAAAAATTGTTCCCATACACTTTCCATTAATCCTAAGGGGTTAGAATGGCTCTATACTCATGCTTCAACCCTTTTCCTGAGTGATCAGGAGATTGACCGGCTATGGTACATTGTCAACGAAGGGTTATAG